One region of Priestia megaterium genomic DNA includes:
- a CDS encoding LCP family protein: MAQYRRFQKRVNKRKRKRRLFTFFLLPILILGLSATAYGSYLFVKAKTVASDSYEGLGDRDNSPMRDRKIDPKKDDISILFMGVDDSETRKFGKSARTDALILATFNETNKTVKLVSIPRDSRVYIPEVNKKDKITHAHAYGGPKATVETVEQLFNVPVDYYVKVNFKAFTDIVDSLGGIDFDVPYAMSEKDSKDRHNAIVLKPGNQHLNGEEALAVARTRKQDNDIERGKRQQQLIEAMIKKAASIGSLNKYGNLIEAVGDNMKTNLMFGEMLSFYDYASKKVDIETINLDGSDEKINGVYYFKLDNDSVEKVSEKLRKHLGIESTSDTTE; the protein is encoded by the coding sequence ATGGCTCAATATAGACGTTTTCAAAAAAGAGTAAACAAACGGAAAAGAAAACGAAGGCTTTTTACATTTTTTCTGTTACCTATCCTTATTTTAGGGCTTTCTGCAACCGCTTATGGCTCTTATTTATTTGTTAAGGCTAAAACAGTAGCTTCTGATTCTTATGAAGGACTTGGAGATCGCGATAACTCTCCTATGCGTGATCGTAAAATCGATCCCAAAAAAGATGATATATCCATTTTATTTATGGGCGTAGATGACAGTGAAACCAGGAAGTTCGGAAAATCAGCCCGTACAGATGCTTTGATTTTGGCGACCTTTAACGAAACAAATAAAACCGTAAAGCTTGTAAGCATACCTCGAGATTCGCGGGTTTATATACCTGAAGTGAACAAAAAAGATAAAATTACGCATGCGCATGCGTACGGAGGTCCAAAAGCAACTGTAGAAACGGTAGAACAGCTGTTTAATGTCCCTGTTGATTACTATGTTAAAGTGAATTTTAAAGCTTTCACAGACATTGTAGACTCACTTGGGGGAATCGATTTTGATGTACCTTATGCGATGAGTGAAAAGGACTCAAAAGATCGTCATAATGCTATTGTCTTAAAACCAGGAAACCAACATTTGAATGGTGAAGAAGCGTTAGCTGTTGCTCGAACACGAAAACAAGACAACGATATTGAGCGAGGAAAAAGACAACAGCAGTTGATCGAAGCCATGATTAAAAAAGCTGCTTCCATTGGATCACTTAATAAATATGGCAATCTTATCGAAGCGGTTGGCGATAATATGAAAACGAATTTAATGTTCGGTGAAATGCTTTCGTTTTATGATTACGCTTCGAAAAAAGTAGACATCGAAACCATTAACTTAGACGGTAGCGATGAAAAAATTAACGGCGTTTACTACTTCAAACTAGACAATGATTCAGTGGAAAAAGTAAGTGAAAAGCTCCGCAAGCATTTAGGCATTGAATCAACTTCAGATACAACAGAATAA